In one window of Gemmatimonadota bacterium DNA:
- a CDS encoding SDR family oxidoreductase → MKPLEGRLAVVTGASRGIGAASAAALAAAGATVVRLSRSLGEGTHGPFRDLTCDLARTDEIVRTTTRILTEWGTPAVIVQNAGLFVLKPFEMTDPAELEQQLNLNIRAPFLLAQGLLPAMRGGAGGLHITIGSTCDHRGFPDNAAYTASKFGVRGLHEALAAEYRGTGVRFSLISPGSTDTPIWDPFDPDARPGYLRRALMLRAEDVAEAVAFVATRPAHATVEWLRLAPTPVDPGS, encoded by the coding sequence GTGAAGCCCCTCGAGGGCCGGCTCGCGGTGGTCACCGGCGCCAGCCGGGGGATCGGCGCCGCCAGCGCCGCCGCCCTCGCTGCGGCCGGCGCCACGGTGGTGCGGCTCTCCCGCTCCCTGGGCGAGGGCACCCACGGGCCGTTCCGCGACCTGACCTGTGACCTGGCCCGGACCGACGAGATCGTCCGCACCACCACCCGGATCCTCACCGAGTGGGGCACCCCCGCGGTCATCGTCCAGAACGCCGGCCTGTTCGTGCTCAAGCCGTTCGAGATGACCGACCCGGCGGAGCTCGAGCAGCAGCTCAACCTCAACATCCGGGCCCCCTTCCTGCTGGCCCAGGGGCTGCTGCCCGCCATGCGCGGCGGCGCCGGCGGGTTGCATATCACCATCGGGAGCACCTGCGACCACCGGGGCTTTCCCGACAACGCGGCCTACACCGCGAGCAAGTTCGGGGTGCGCGGCCTGCACGAGGCGCTCGCCGCCGAGTATCGCGGCACCGGGGTGCGCTTTTCCCTCATCTCCCCCGGGTCCACCGACACCCCGATCTGGGATCCCTTCGATCCCGACGCCCGGCCCGGCTACCTCCGCCGCGCCCTGATGCTGCGCGCCGAGGATGTCGCCGAGGCGGTGGCGTTTGTGGCCACCCGGCCCGCCCACGCCACCGTCGAGTGGCTGCGCCTCGCGCCGACGCCGGTGGATCCCGGCAGCTGA
- the folE gene encoding GTP cyclohydrolase I FolE: protein MSTTKAARAARRARTTPFQAEVRHILAALGEDPKREGLVKTPERVEKAFRWLTRGYGLSVMDAVGDALFEEEHNSMILVRDIELYSLCEHHMLPFFGRAHVAYIPNGRIVGLSKLPRLVEIFARRLQVQERLTDQIADAIMEVLEPHGVGVLIEATHLCMAMRGVEKQNSRTVTSAVRGIFRSDIRSREEFLRLVYGRGGE, encoded by the coding sequence ATGTCGACTACGAAGGCCGCTAGGGCGGCCCGGCGCGCCCGCACCACCCCCTTCCAGGCCGAGGTGCGCCACATCCTCGCCGCGCTGGGGGAGGACCCCAAGCGCGAGGGACTGGTCAAGACACCGGAGCGGGTCGAGAAGGCCTTCCGCTGGCTCACCCGCGGCTACGGCCTGTCGGTGATGGACGCCGTCGGCGATGCGCTCTTCGAGGAAGAGCACAACAGCATGATCCTGGTGCGCGACATCGAGCTGTATTCGCTGTGCGAGCACCACATGCTGCCGTTCTTCGGCCGGGCCCACGTGGCCTACATCCCCAACGGGCGGATCGTCGGCCTCTCCAAGCTGCCCCGCCTGGTCGAGATCTTCGCCCGGCGCCTGCAGGTACAGGAGCGGCTCACCGACCAGATCGCCGACGCCATCATGGAAGTGCTGGAACCGCACGGCGTCGGCGTGCTGATCGAGGCGACCCACCTCTGCATGGCCATGCGCGGCGTCGAGAAGCAGAACTCCCGCACCGTCACCAGCGCGGTGCGCGGCATCTTCCGCAGCGACATCCGCAGTCGCGAGGAGTTCCTCCGCCTCGTCTATGGACGGGGGGGCGAGTGA
- a CDS encoding 6-carboxytetrahydropterin synthase: MPIVSVTRRVHFNAAHRLYNPAYPEDWNTRMFGVCANPNYHGHNYELDITVTGPVAAETGYVLDINVLKRLAEEKLLDHLDHRNLNLDVAHFRAVNPTAEHIAIYCWDVLRPSVPADLALRIRLWETPRNYVDYEGR, from the coding sequence ATGCCGATCGTCAGCGTCACCCGCCGGGTGCACTTCAATGCCGCGCACCGGCTGTACAATCCCGCGTACCCTGAGGACTGGAACACGCGGATGTTCGGGGTGTGCGCCAACCCGAACTACCACGGGCACAACTACGAGCTGGACATCACCGTGACGGGGCCGGTGGCCGCCGAGACCGGCTACGTGCTCGACATCAACGTACTGAAGCGGCTGGCCGAGGAAAAGCTGCTCGACCACCTCGATCACCGCAACCTGAACCTCGACGTGGCCCACTTCCGCGCGGTGAATCCCACCGCCGAGCACATCGCGATCTACTGCTGGGACGTGCTGCGGCCGTCGGTTCCCGCCGACCTGGCCCTGCGGATCCGGCTCTGGGAGACCCCCCGGAATTATGTCGACTACGAAGGCCGCTAG
- a CDS encoding AI-2E family transporter: MTGPAPGRDTLPAVLGGMMYVLLLVTLREILAPPLVLPLALLALWPLRDRPGVRVAMGIAVALTLVWGLKLYGGLLGPFLLALAVAYLLAPLVARLEQRRIGRGTAILLVALPPILGLALLAALAGPQVWNQAVTLVSALPRFATTLMSFVTTLRTRLEGLPFLTAAQRDWLHTLDAQQLAALLQENADGLLRALAEWGLAFGRRLGTLLGFLGYLVVTPVVAFYLLRDWRPLLGFLEDLIPPTRRPALVAFIEEYDGSLGKFFRGQLIEATLVGILTGTGLAVLGVPSALLIGVIAGLCNLVPYIGIAISAIPALVVALTMDDPVGGLLRVGGVFLVVQFIDGSVTGPRIVGGSVGLHPVVTMLALAFGGAMLGFAGLLLAVPLAVLLKMLGSRLLVRYRQSAVYAGGTG; this comes from the coding sequence ATGACCGGCCCCGCGCCCGGTCGCGACACGCTCCCCGCCGTGCTGGGCGGGATGATGTACGTCCTGCTGCTCGTCACGCTGCGGGAGATCCTCGCCCCGCCCCTGGTGCTGCCGCTGGCGCTGCTGGCGCTGTGGCCCCTCCGGGACCGGCCGGGGGTGCGCGTGGCGATGGGCATCGCGGTGGCCCTCACGCTGGTGTGGGGCCTCAAGCTCTACGGTGGGCTGCTGGGGCCGTTCCTGCTGGCGCTCGCCGTGGCCTACCTCCTGGCCCCCCTCGTGGCCCGGCTGGAGCAGCGGCGGATCGGCCGCGGGACGGCGATCCTGCTGGTGGCGCTGCCCCCGATCCTCGGACTGGCGCTGCTCGCGGCGCTGGCGGGGCCGCAGGTATGGAACCAGGCGGTGACGCTGGTCTCGGCGCTGCCGCGGTTCGCGACCACCCTGATGAGCTTCGTCACCACCCTCCGCACCCGGCTCGAGGGCCTCCCGTTCCTGACCGCGGCGCAGCGTGACTGGCTGCACACCCTCGACGCGCAGCAACTCGCCGCCCTGCTGCAGGAGAATGCCGACGGCCTGCTGCGCGCCCTGGCCGAGTGGGGCCTCGCCTTCGGCCGCCGGCTGGGGACGCTGCTCGGCTTCCTCGGCTACCTCGTGGTGACCCCCGTGGTGGCGTTCTACCTGCTCCGCGACTGGCGGCCGCTGCTCGGCTTCCTCGAAGACCTGATCCCGCCCACCCGGCGGCCCGCGCTGGTGGCGTTCATCGAGGAATACGATGGCTCGCTGGGCAAGTTCTTCCGAGGCCAGCTGATCGAGGCCACGCTGGTGGGCATTCTCACCGGGACGGGCCTCGCCGTGCTCGGCGTGCCGAGCGCGCTGCTCATCGGGGTGATCGCCGGCCTCTGCAACCTGGTCCCCTACATCGGCATCGCCATCTCGGCCATCCCGGCGCTGGTGGTGGCCCTCACCATGGACGATCCGGTCGGCGGCCTGCTGCGGGTGGGCGGGGTGTTCCTGGTGGTGCAGTTCATCGACGGGTCGGTCACCGGCCCGCGCATCGTGGGCGGCTCGGTGGGGCTGCATCCAGTGGTGACCATGCTGGCGCTGGCGTTCGGCGGGGCGATGCTCGGCTTCGCGGGGCTGCTGCTGGCGGTGCCGCTGGCCGTCCTGCTCAAGATGCTGGGGAGCCGGCTCCTGGTCCGCTACCGGCAAAGCGCGGTCTACGCGGGCGGCACGGGGTAG
- a CDS encoding GNAT family N-acetyltransferase, with translation MRDVEALNRVFSEAFTDRYRRDGMSGVRVPHLNPVIWRYAVDDAGDGAMIWRDADGELCAFNMAHLSGREGWMGPLAVRPDRQGAGLGKTMLLAGLAWLKDRGARTIGLETMPRTIENIGFYSRLGFVPRHMTVTLVRDLPRRPVLHPEVLSTAGPARAERLRECRDLTGRLQAGTDLSRELSITADLRIGDTLLQREPAGALRGFALFHTAALAAGRPQDELRVLKLVAGDLDAFEKLVAGLEAAALAADIRRVTFRCQTAFSEAYLRLVHLGYRTHWTDLRMTLAQHAEVAVVPGAVVWSNWEI, from the coding sequence ATGCGCGATGTCGAGGCGCTCAATCGCGTCTTCTCGGAGGCGTTCACCGACCGCTACCGCCGCGACGGGATGAGCGGGGTGCGGGTCCCGCACCTCAATCCCGTGATCTGGCGCTACGCGGTGGATGACGCGGGCGATGGCGCCATGATCTGGCGCGACGCCGATGGCGAGCTCTGCGCCTTCAACATGGCCCACCTGTCGGGCCGCGAGGGCTGGATGGGCCCGCTCGCGGTCCGTCCCGACCGGCAGGGCGCCGGCCTCGGCAAGACCATGCTGCTCGCGGGCCTCGCCTGGCTCAAGGACCGGGGCGCGAGGACCATCGGCCTCGAGACCATGCCGCGGACCATCGAGAACATCGGGTTCTACAGCCGGCTGGGCTTCGTCCCCCGGCACATGACCGTCACCCTGGTGCGGGACCTGCCGCGGCGGCCGGTGCTCCATCCGGAGGTGCTCTCCACCGCCGGCCCGGCGCGGGCCGAGCGCCTGCGGGAGTGCCGCGACCTCACCGGCCGGCTCCAGGCCGGTACCGACCTCTCCCGCGAACTCAGCATCACCGCCGACCTCCGCATCGGCGATACCCTGCTGCAGCGGGAGCCCGCGGGCGCGCTCCGCGGCTTCGCGCTCTTCCACACCGCCGCCCTCGCGGCCGGGCGGCCGCAGGACGAGCTCCGGGTGCTCAAGCTGGTGGCGGGAGACCTCGACGCCTTCGAGAAGCTGGTCGCGGGGCTCGAGGCGGCGGCGCTCGCCGCCGACATCCGGCGGGTCACCTTCCGCTGCCAGACCGCCTTCAGCGAGGCCTACCTGCGGCTGGTCCACCTCGGCTACCGGACCCACTGGACCGACCTGCGGATGACCCTGGCCCAGCACGCGGAAGTGGCCGTGGTGCCCGGCGCGGTGGTCTGGTCCAACTGGGAGATCTGA
- a CDS encoding SMC family ATPase — protein sequence MQIERLRLLNFRQHEDTELVLGAGLTGIIGPNGAGKTTLLEAIAWALYGADAARGTRETIRRRGAGPRAPVKVELDFALGPHRYRAVRTLNGAELYQDNDTAPVANSLQAVTEKVSRLLGMTREEFFNTYFTGQKQLAVMAAMKPVERAQFLARVLGYDRLQRAQERLREERTRIRATLTALEAQLPDPAELDREAARAAERQATAARLVAEAVAAMEAAERRRGEVAPRWQEMQAKRDQVAAIQGDLRLADHRVQTARERFQQLDRELVGANEARGRLEGLRQELAPLEELRAERHRLDELAGQYAKRQVAQAQLEETRALLQQVRARAARLPAPELLERARVRLAEYRQRHEALEEAARERRSAWDRDLQDARTKREALRDQYKELKDQLDKITQTGPDGACPTCERPLRAEYPNVVGILDRQLQDVLFNGNYFKSRIDQLAAEPAELKELERQRAEAEKSLAHASAEMARLETQAQEGPGLTAELVRLDARAAELALVAREGPANYDPNRHSEVRRMLAALDPVALQAERLRVAAERAEALVTEAESAERELTGREAEARALRDRLQALGYSDEAWGEARAAAEGADRARREGEMAAVRARAEQGAAAEAATAVERRREERTRREEEARRAARDLLLHNELDRAFTDLRTDLNQQLRPDLAELASGFLRDLSNGRYGELELDEDYVATIIEGGEPKPVISGGEEDIANLALRLAISQMIADRAGQPLSLLVLDEIFGSLDEERRAAVVDLLRSLADRFPQVILITHIEGVREGMDRVVRVDLDGERGVARVHDDLGGGTGDGLAA from the coding sequence CCGGTCAAGGTGGAGCTCGACTTCGCCCTGGGGCCGCATCGCTACCGCGCGGTCCGGACCCTGAACGGCGCCGAGCTGTACCAGGACAACGACACCGCCCCGGTGGCCAACAGCCTCCAGGCCGTCACCGAGAAGGTGAGCCGCCTCCTCGGCATGACCCGCGAGGAGTTCTTCAACACCTACTTCACCGGGCAGAAGCAGCTCGCGGTGATGGCCGCCATGAAGCCGGTGGAGCGCGCCCAGTTCCTGGCGCGGGTCCTGGGCTACGACCGGTTGCAGCGGGCCCAGGAGCGCCTGCGGGAGGAGCGCACCCGCATCCGCGCCACCCTCACGGCGCTCGAGGCCCAGCTCCCCGATCCCGCCGAGCTCGACCGCGAGGCGGCGCGCGCGGCGGAACGGCAGGCGACCGCCGCGCGGCTGGTGGCGGAGGCGGTGGCGGCCATGGAGGCGGCCGAGCGCCGGCGGGGCGAGGTGGCCCCGCGCTGGCAGGAGATGCAGGCCAAGCGCGATCAGGTGGCCGCCATCCAGGGCGACCTCCGCCTGGCCGACCACCGGGTGCAGACCGCCCGGGAGCGGTTCCAGCAGCTCGACCGCGAGCTGGTCGGCGCCAATGAGGCCCGGGGGCGGCTGGAGGGTCTCCGGCAGGAGCTGGCGCCCCTCGAGGAGCTGCGTGCCGAGCGGCATCGGCTGGACGAACTCGCGGGACAGTACGCCAAGCGCCAGGTGGCCCAGGCCCAGTTGGAGGAGACCCGGGCGCTGCTGCAGCAGGTGCGGGCGCGCGCCGCGCGGCTTCCCGCGCCGGAGCTGCTGGAACGGGCACGGGTGCGGCTGGCGGAGTACCGGCAGCGGCACGAGGCGCTCGAGGAGGCGGCGCGGGAGCGCCGCTCGGCCTGGGACCGCGACCTGCAGGACGCCCGCACCAAGCGCGAGGCGCTGCGCGACCAGTACAAGGAGCTCAAGGACCAGCTCGACAAGATCACCCAGACGGGTCCCGATGGCGCCTGCCCCACCTGCGAGCGGCCGCTGCGCGCCGAGTACCCGAACGTGGTCGGGATCCTCGACCGTCAGCTGCAGGACGTGCTCTTCAACGGGAACTACTTCAAGTCGCGCATCGACCAGCTCGCCGCCGAGCCGGCGGAGCTCAAGGAGCTGGAGCGGCAGCGGGCCGAGGCGGAGAAGAGCCTGGCCCACGCCAGCGCCGAGATGGCGCGGCTCGAGACCCAGGCGCAGGAAGGGCCCGGCCTCACCGCCGAGCTAGTCCGCCTCGATGCCCGCGCGGCCGAGCTGGCGCTCGTGGCCCGGGAGGGGCCGGCCAACTACGACCCCAACCGCCATAGCGAGGTGCGGCGGATGCTGGCGGCGCTCGACCCGGTGGCGCTGCAGGCGGAGCGGCTGCGGGTGGCGGCGGAGCGCGCCGAGGCGCTGGTGACCGAGGCGGAGTCCGCCGAGCGCGAGCTCACCGGGCGGGAGGCGGAGGCGCGCGCGCTGCGCGACCGGCTCCAGGCCCTGGGCTACTCCGACGAGGCGTGGGGCGAGGCCCGTGCCGCCGCCGAGGGTGCCGATCGCGCCCGGCGCGAGGGGGAGATGGCCGCGGTCCGGGCCCGGGCGGAGCAGGGCGCGGCGGCGGAGGCCGCCACGGCCGTGGAGCGCCGGCGCGAGGAGCGGACCCGGCGCGAGGAGGAGGCGCGGCGGGCCGCCCGCGACCTCCTGCTGCACAACGAGCTCGACCGGGCCTTCACCGACCTGCGCACCGACCTCAACCAGCAGCTGCGGCCGGACCTGGCCGAGCTGGCGAGCGGCTTCCTCCGCGACCTGAGCAACGGCCGCTACGGCGAGCTCGAGCTCGACGAGGACTACGTGGCCACGATCATCGAGGGGGGCGAGCCCAAGCCGGTGATCTCCGGGGGCGAGGAGGACATCGCCAACCTGGCGCTCCGGCTGGCCATCAGCCAGATGATCGCCGACCGCGCGGGGCAGCCGCTGTCGCTGTTGGTGCTCGACGAGATCTTCGGCTCGCTCGACGAGGAGCGGCGCGCCGCCGTGGTGGACCTGCTGCGCAGCCTGGCCGACCGCTTCCCGCAGGTCATCCTGATCACCCACATCGAGGGGGTGCGCGAGGGGATGGACCGCGTGGTGCGGGTGGACCTGGATGGCGAGCGCGGGGTGGCGCGGGTGCACGACGACCTCGGCGGGGGCACGGGCGATGGCCTGGCTGCCTGA